In the genome of Mucilaginibacter defluvii, one region contains:
- a CDS encoding AraC family transcriptional regulator, with protein MIAGTESLEDFYKSKFDWLPDNLGQDIGHFNVFRLEDCHGPNKAPVKYTRRDYYKITLFTGKCRYHYADKSVDVDGKTLMFFNPNVPYTFESMSDDMRGYFCIFKEGFFTERLRSNITDLPMFTPGGKPSYVLTDEQYDELSQIFEKMLKEIASDYRFKYDLLNNYVNEVIHYALKLQPTENLYRHPDANSRITAIFTELLERQFPIESTSQRFTLRSANDFADKLSVHVNHLNRAIRQTTGRTTTSHIFERLANEARVLLKHTNWNIAEISYTLGFDEPAHFNNFFKKQTQLTPSAYRNV; from the coding sequence ATGATAGCCGGAACAGAATCATTAGAAGATTTTTATAAAAGCAAGTTTGATTGGTTGCCTGATAATCTTGGTCAAGATATTGGTCACTTTAACGTTTTTCGTTTGGAAGACTGCCACGGCCCCAATAAGGCGCCCGTAAAATATACCCGCCGCGATTACTATAAAATAACCCTGTTCACCGGTAAATGCCGCTACCATTATGCCGATAAAAGCGTTGACGTGGATGGTAAAACACTGATGTTTTTTAACCCGAACGTGCCTTATACGTTCGAGTCCATGTCTGACGATATGCGCGGTTACTTCTGTATATTTAAGGAAGGCTTTTTTACCGAACGCCTGCGCAGCAACATAACCGACTTGCCTATGTTTACGCCGGGCGGCAAGCCATCATATGTACTTACGGATGAGCAATACGATGAACTTTCGCAGATTTTTGAGAAGATGCTTAAGGAAATAGCCTCTGATTACCGGTTTAAATATGATTTGCTGAACAATTACGTAAATGAAGTAATTCACTACGCTTTAAAACTGCAACCCACTGAAAACCTGTATCGACACCCGGACGCGAACTCGCGCATTACGGCCATTTTTACCGAACTGCTGGAGCGGCAATTCCCGATAGAATCAACCTCGCAGCGGTTTACCCTGCGTTCGGCCAATGATTTTGCGGATAAACTTTCGGTACACGTTAACCACCTTAACCGGGCCATACGCCAAACCACCGGCCGTACCACAACCAGCCATATTTTTGAGCGGCTGGCTAATGAAGCCCGTGTGCTGTTAAAGCATACCAACTGGAACATAGCCGAAATAAGTTATACCCTTGGCTTTGATGAACCGGCACATTTTAACAACTTTTTCAAAAAACAAACACAACTAACACCGTCTGCCTATCGCAATGTGTGA
- a CDS encoding TolC family protein, whose product MAPYKNLFKLLLPVLAICSAPKAYSQTDTLKLNFKDSESLFLQNNLTLLAQKYNVDASKALIKQAGLWDNPVLSTDQNITDNSGKFFDHSKNTGQIFLQLSQVFTTAGKRGKQVKVAKDDASIQQAAFDDLLRNLRYNLLLDFAQISNLAEQGKVYQTEIASAQNLVNAIQKSYDAGNNSLKDVVRLKALLFSLQNDLVENNRQLTQLQSELKTLLGVSADKFVFPQISFKATNTPLNAAELAEKAKTLRGDYLAGQYTLQQNNDNVLLQKALAKPDVTIGVAYDQNSNYAPHYVGLQISVPLPLFNRNQGNIKAAQLSAQGQQLVVQNNALQLQNDVYSAVNQYRLSNQLLGQSETDFYDRYDQLYTSMLKSFKQRQISLPEFVDFFDSYKDTKLKILQQQYNLNKAIADLNFAVGTTVIDPL is encoded by the coding sequence ATGGCACCTTATAAAAACTTATTCAAACTACTGCTGCCCGTACTGGCAATATGCAGCGCCCCGAAGGCCTACAGTCAGACAGACACCCTAAAGCTGAACTTTAAGGACAGCGAAAGTCTTTTTTTACAGAACAACCTTACCTTACTGGCCCAAAAGTATAATGTAGATGCCTCAAAGGCACTCATTAAACAGGCTGGTTTGTGGGATAACCCGGTGTTAAGCACCGATCAAAATATTACTGACAACTCAGGCAAGTTTTTTGACCACAGCAAAAACACCGGGCAGATATTTTTGCAACTCAGCCAGGTATTTACCACTGCCGGCAAACGTGGCAAACAGGTAAAGGTAGCCAAGGATGATGCCAGCATACAGCAAGCCGCGTTTGACGACCTGCTGCGCAACCTGCGCTACAACCTGCTGCTTGATTTTGCGCAAATATCAAATCTTGCAGAGCAGGGCAAAGTTTATCAAACCGAAATAGCATCGGCACAAAACCTGGTTAATGCAATCCAGAAATCGTATGATGCAGGCAATAATTCACTAAAAGATGTGGTGCGGTTAAAAGCATTGCTTTTTAGCTTGCAGAATGATTTGGTGGAGAACAACCGCCAGCTTACGCAACTGCAAAGTGAGCTTAAAACATTGCTTGGTGTATCTGCTGATAAATTTGTATTTCCACAAATAAGTTTCAAGGCAACAAACACACCATTAAACGCAGCTGAGCTTGCTGAAAAAGCCAAAACCCTACGTGGCGATTACCTGGCCGGCCAGTATACCTTACAGCAAAATAACGATAACGTATTGCTGCAAAAAGCCTTAGCCAAACCCGACGTTACCATCGGCGTAGCCTATGACCAAAACAGCAACTATGCGCCACATTATGTGGGTTTGCAAATTTCGGTCCCCCTTCCCCTTTTTAACCGCAATCAGGGTAATATTAAAGCAGCACAATTGAGCGCCCAAGGCCAGCAGCTTGTAGTACAAAACAACGCGCTGCAACTACAAAATGATGTGTATTCGGCTGTAAATCAGTACCGCCTCAGCAACCAGTTGCTGGGCCAAAGCGAAACCGATTTTTACGACCGTTACGACCAATTGTACACCAGTATGCTGAAGAGCTTTAAACAAAGGCAGATCAGCCTGCCCGAGTTTGTGGATTTCTTTGACTCATACAAAGACACCAAGCTGAAAATATTGCAACAGCAATATAACCTGAACAAAGCCATTGCCGACCTGAATTTCGCGGTAGGCACCACTGTAATTGATCCTCTGTAA
- a CDS encoding oxidoreductase, whose translation MKKQKTWFVTGASKGLGLSLVKQLLAAGYNVAATSRNAADLNQAVGNPNDEFLPLEMNIKSEQSVAEAIDLTVKHFGRIDVVVNNAGYGMLGSLEELSEEESYENFAVNVFGSLNVIRKAMPHLRAQGSGHIFNIASIGGFTGDFPGFGIYCATKFAVHGFTESLAAEIREFGVHATVVSPGYFRTDFLTSGSMATPANPIAEYKSVRDSQNQHENEINGNQGGDPEKAALAMIKVSEAENPPVHLFLGEDAYNMAYKKIESIKNDLETWKEVTVTTGFDA comes from the coding sequence ATGAAGAAGCAAAAAACATGGTTTGTTACCGGGGCCTCAAAAGGTTTGGGGCTATCACTGGTAAAACAATTACTGGCAGCCGGTTACAACGTAGCCGCTACCTCACGCAACGCAGCCGATCTTAACCAGGCTGTAGGCAACCCTAATGATGAGTTTTTACCACTCGAAATGAATATCAAAAGCGAGCAAAGCGTAGCCGAAGCCATTGACCTAACCGTTAAACACTTCGGAAGAATAGACGTGGTGGTAAACAACGCGGGTTACGGTATGCTCGGCAGCCTGGAAGAACTGAGCGAAGAAGAAAGCTACGAAAACTTCGCGGTAAACGTATTCGGCTCGCTAAACGTAATCCGCAAGGCTATGCCGCATTTGCGGGCGCAGGGTTCAGGCCATATATTTAACATTGCCTCAATCGGTGGTTTTACCGGTGATTTCCCGGGCTTCGGGATTTACTGCGCTACCAAGTTTGCGGTGCATGGTTTTACCGAATCGTTAGCGGCCGAAATAAGAGAGTTTGGCGTACATGCTACAGTGGTATCTCCGGGGTATTTCCGTACCGATTTCCTGACATCAGGCTCAATGGCGACGCCTGCAAATCCGATTGCTGAGTATAAAAGCGTGCGTGATTCGCAAAATCAACACGAAAACGAAATTAACGGCAACCAAGGTGGCGATCCTGAAAAAGCAGCCCTTGCCATGATCAAAGTAAGCGAAGCTGAAAACCCGCCGGTACATTTATTTTTAGGTGAGGACGCTTACAACATGGCCTATAAAAAAATAGAAAGTATTAAAAACGATTTGGAAACCTGGAAAGAGGTAACTGTAACAACCGGCTTTGATGCCTAA
- a CDS encoding PQQ-dependent sugar dehydrogenase — MKNTFFILTLSAALPTFAFAQKGIAPDEKFTATINTNYPAQVKFTEGMAANLKVPDGYRVSIAATGLGKPRIMAVNTDGSLYVTRRDKGDVLHLSGKDAKGRFANVKTIWKFEDVHGITIHNGWLYVASSKILKRGRINVDGSVTDTATLIKDLPEGSQHNNRMIAFGQDGMLYMTVGSDCNDCGETNKEHATMLQIKPDGSARRVFAKGLRNTIGFDWHPETKEIWGCDNGTDWRGDEIPPEELNKITDGGDYGWPMVFGKRQVDPTREDPVGGTKDGYAQTTVPAVITFPAHSAPIDFRFIGDTKDFSEFKNDALVAWHGSWNRKKPEGYKVQRIQYVNGQPTKVTDFFWGFLSNDGKSRIGRPTGIIASKTEGIIYVSDDENGVIYSITAAK; from the coding sequence ATGAAAAACACATTCTTTATTTTAACACTTTCAGCAGCCTTACCCACGTTCGCTTTCGCCCAGAAGGGCATAGCGCCCGACGAAAAATTCACCGCAACCATCAACACCAATTACCCGGCACAGGTAAAATTTACCGAGGGGATGGCCGCTAATTTAAAAGTACCCGATGGATACAGGGTAAGCATTGCCGCAACCGGTTTGGGCAAGCCCCGTATAATGGCAGTTAATACTGATGGATCGCTTTACGTTACCCGGCGCGATAAGGGGGACGTACTACACCTATCCGGTAAGGACGCTAAAGGCCGCTTCGCCAATGTTAAAACAATCTGGAAGTTTGAGGATGTACATGGCATTACTATACATAACGGCTGGCTTTACGTGGCGTCCAGCAAAATATTAAAGCGCGGGCGCATAAATGTTGATGGTTCTGTTACAGATACAGCCACTCTCATTAAAGACCTGCCCGAGGGCAGCCAGCACAACAACCGCATGATAGCCTTTGGGCAGGACGGCATGTTGTACATGACCGTAGGCAGTGATTGCAATGACTGTGGTGAAACTAATAAAGAACACGCCACCATGCTTCAAATTAAACCTGATGGCAGCGCGCGCCGGGTGTTTGCAAAAGGTTTGCGCAATACCATAGGCTTTGACTGGCATCCTGAAACAAAAGAAATTTGGGGATGCGATAACGGTACCGACTGGCGCGGCGATGAAATTCCGCCCGAAGAACTTAACAAAATAACGGATGGGGGAGACTATGGCTGGCCCATGGTTTTCGGCAAGCGGCAGGTGGATCCTACACGCGAAGACCCTGTTGGGGGTACCAAAGATGGTTATGCGCAAACAACCGTGCCGGCTGTAATTACGTTTCCGGCGCATTCCGCGCCCATTGATTTCAGGTTTATTGGCGACACCAAAGATTTCTCAGAATTTAAAAATGATGCCCTTGTTGCCTGGCACGGCTCCTGGAACCGCAAAAAACCCGAGGGTTATAAAGTACAGCGCATTCAATACGTAAATGGCCAGCCAACCAAGGTTACCGACTTTTTTTGGGGCTTTTTAAGTAACGATGGCAAAAGCCGCATTGGCAGGCCCACCGGTATCATAGCATCTAAAACCGAAGGCATCATCTATGTTTCTGACGATGAGAACGGTGTGATTTACAGCATAACCGCCGCTAAATAA
- a CDS encoding efflux RND transporter periplasmic adaptor subunit: protein MKKQLAYSAIALVFALSACEEHKTGTMETKKVCVSDSMARMIKIDTVKVSQVKDELSLTGEVSFDENKVVKVFPFAGGQVTDVKVSLGDKVAKGQVLAVLRSADVAGNYTDQQSTRADVAISKRQLQQAEYLYKNGISSERDYTEAKENYAKAQAADDKVKQQIAINGGGNTSANGTLVIRAPRDGYVVEKNISAGNFIRPDNNESLFTISDMKDVWINANVFESDIAKVKQGYTAKVTTIAYPDKVFTGKIDLVNSVLDPDSKVMNVRISLPNKDLLLKPEMFTNVVVTNNESGTAVALPASAVIFDNSKNYVVVYNNRCDMEIREVNPVKTVDSVTYIAGGLKPGERIISQNQLFLYNALLGE, encoded by the coding sequence ATGAAAAAGCAATTAGCATATAGCGCCATAGCCTTAGTTTTTGCGCTGAGCGCCTGCGAGGAACATAAAACCGGCACCATGGAAACCAAAAAGGTTTGCGTAAGCGATTCCATGGCACGCATGATCAAAATAGACACCGTTAAGGTATCGCAGGTTAAGGATGAACTTTCGCTCACCGGCGAGGTATCATTTGATGAGAATAAGGTAGTAAAGGTATTCCCCTTCGCAGGCGGACAGGTTACGGATGTTAAGGTATCATTAGGTGATAAAGTAGCCAAAGGCCAGGTGCTTGCCGTACTGCGCAGCGCCGATGTAGCCGGTAATTATACCGATCAGCAATCAACCCGTGCCGATGTGGCCATCAGCAAACGCCAGTTACAACAGGCCGAATATCTGTACAAAAACGGTATATCAAGCGAGCGTGATTATACCGAAGCTAAAGAGAACTACGCCAAAGCCCAGGCCGCTGATGATAAGGTAAAACAGCAGATAGCCATTAACGGCGGGGGCAATACCAGCGCGAACGGTACATTGGTTATCCGCGCCCCGCGAGATGGGTATGTGGTTGAAAAGAATATATCGGCAGGCAACTTTATCAGGCCGGATAATAATGAGAGTTTGTTCACCATATCAGACATGAAGGATGTTTGGATAAACGCCAACGTTTTTGAAAGCGACATTGCTAAAGTAAAACAGGGTTACACGGCCAAAGTGACTACCATCGCCTATCCCGATAAGGTATTTACTGGTAAGATTGACCTGGTGAACTCTGTGTTAGATCCGGACAGCAAGGTGATGAATGTACGCATCTCTCTGCCGAACAAAGACCTGCTGCTTAAACCCGAAATGTTTACCAATGTGGTGGTTACCAATAATGAAAGCGGCACCGCTGTAGCCTTGCCTGCATCAGCCGTAATATTTGATAACAGCAAAAACTACGTGGTGGTATACAATAACCGTTGCGATATGGAGATCCGCGAGGTTAACCCGGTAAAAACGGTTGACAGCGTAACCTATATAGCAGGCGGGTTAAAACCGGGCGAGCGCATTATATCTCAAAATCAATTGTTTTTATACAACGCCCTGCTAGGCGAATAA
- a CDS encoding SDR family NAD(P)-dependent oxidoreductase, with protein sequence MENKQIWFITGASKGLGLSLVKNLLNAGHAVAATSRKLDELVNAAGTNDNFLPLQADVKDEAAIASAIKSTVEKFGRVDVVVNNAGYGIGGSVEELSDTETRDSFDVNVFGSLNVIRQAMPYLRTQRSGHIINISSIAGITANTGWAIYAATKYALVGLTESLAADIKEFGIKATIVAPGGFRTNFLEPDSIYIGKNPIPEYTAVRATHDRYLKMSGNQAGDPDKAAVAMIELAAMENPPLYLLLGSDAYARANEKLERLSAEIKQYEARTKSTDF encoded by the coding sequence ATGGAAAACAAGCAAATATGGTTTATAACCGGGGCCTCTAAAGGTTTAGGCCTTTCTCTTGTAAAAAACCTTTTAAACGCGGGCCATGCGGTAGCCGCCACATCGCGCAAGCTGGATGAATTAGTTAACGCCGCCGGCACTAACGATAATTTTTTACCCCTGCAGGCTGATGTAAAAGATGAAGCCGCTATTGCTTCTGCCATCAAAAGCACCGTTGAAAAATTTGGACGTGTTGATGTGGTGGTAAACAACGCCGGCTATGGTATTGGTGGCAGCGTAGAAGAGTTAAGCGATACCGAAACACGCGACAGCTTCGATGTAAACGTTTTTGGCTCACTGAATGTAATTCGCCAGGCCATGCCATACCTGCGTACGCAACGCTCAGGCCACATCATCAACATATCATCAATAGCGGGCATTACCGCAAATACCGGCTGGGCTATATACGCCGCCACCAAATATGCGCTTGTAGGTTTAACCGAATCATTAGCCGCCGATATTAAAGAGTTTGGCATCAAGGCAACAATTGTGGCGCCGGGCGGTTTCCGCACCAATTTTTTGGAGCCCGACTCTATCTATATAGGCAAAAACCCGATTCCTGAATACACAGCCGTACGCGCTACGCATGACAGATACCTTAAAATGAGCGGTAACCAGGCAGGCGACCCCGACAAGGCAGCCGTTGCTATGATTGAGCTGGCCGCCATGGAAAACCCGCCGCTGTACCTCTTACTGGGCAGCGACGCGTATGCCCGCGCTAATGAAAAATTAGAACGGTTGAGCGCCGAGATCAAACAATACGAAGCGCGTACCAAATCAACAGATTTTTAA
- a CDS encoding HAMP domain-containing sensor histidine kinase, with amino-acid sequence MKIKTRLSLYFTLISSGALLLVLVALYLAVYSFSREDFYNRLTDRANVASQLYLKADEINADSLVQVQQRYLDKLSGEVIKVYDNDNKSAFNTHNNIFWTDTIIEQVRKDKYLKYQDGNRQVVGKLYHDNQGDFVILVSAVDRSFARRVTMLSQVGVVLFIIFTAVLFFAGQLFANRALAPIKKVITQMGQIRSSNLHMRVEEENNKDEIDELISNFNSLLERLENAFELQQTFVANASHELRTPLTSIMGEVEVALTKARNTDEYERILASISADALRLQETITSLMELAQVDMNYTQARISPVRIDELLWELHESWTEKKGSGKLHLTLGTMPENEGDLEISGNKPLLYIALNNIIENAFKYSGGEPVSIKFEALPTQVSIAITDQGPGIAEDDRQKVLRPFYRAGNVKKLPGSGLGLYITDKIIQLCHGRIKVLSDGKTGSTFIVEFAKNSAF; translated from the coding sequence ATGAAGATCAAAACCCGCCTGTCGTTATATTTTACGCTCATCAGTTCGGGTGCTTTGCTGCTGGTGCTGGTGGCGCTGTACCTGGCGGTGTATTCTTTCTCTCGCGAGGATTTTTATAACCGCCTTACCGACCGCGCCAACGTAGCCTCACAACTTTATTTAAAGGCCGATGAGATCAATGCCGACTCGCTGGTACAGGTACAGCAACGCTATCTTGATAAGCTGAGCGGCGAAGTGATAAAGGTTTATGATAACGATAATAAATCGGCTTTTAATACCCATAACAACATTTTTTGGACTGATACCATCATTGAACAGGTACGTAAGGATAAGTACCTCAAATACCAGGATGGCAACCGCCAGGTGGTAGGTAAATTGTATCATGATAATCAGGGCGATTTTGTGATACTGGTATCGGCCGTTGACCGTAGTTTTGCCCGCCGTGTTACCATGCTGAGCCAGGTAGGTGTTGTATTATTTATAATATTTACCGCGGTATTATTTTTTGCAGGGCAATTATTTGCCAACCGTGCACTCGCCCCTATTAAAAAGGTTATCACCCAAATGGGGCAAATACGCTCAAGCAACCTGCACATGCGGGTTGAGGAGGAGAACAATAAGGATGAGATTGATGAACTGATCAGCAATTTTAACAGCCTGCTGGAGCGGCTTGAAAACGCTTTTGAACTGCAGCAAACTTTTGTAGCCAATGCCTCGCACGAGTTGCGCACCCCGCTCACCAGTATTATGGGCGAGGTTGAAGTTGCCTTAACCAAAGCGCGGAATACTGATGAGTATGAGCGAATTTTGGCATCCATATCTGCCGATGCCCTGCGCCTGCAGGAAACCATTACCAGCCTGATGGAACTGGCGCAGGTAGATATGAATTATACCCAGGCCAGAATATCACCGGTGCGGATTGACGAATTGCTGTGGGAACTGCATGAAAGCTGGACAGAAAAGAAAGGCTCTGGCAAACTGCACCTCACCTTAGGCACCATGCCGGAGAACGAAGGTGATCTCGAAATTTCAGGGAATAAACCCCTGCTATACATTGCATTAAACAATATTATTGAAAACGCCTTTAAATACTCAGGCGGCGAGCCGGTGAGCATTAAGTTTGAAGCCTTGCCAACACAGGTGAGTATTGCCATTACCGATCAGGGACCGGGCATAGCAGAAGATGACCGCCAGAAAGTACTGCGCCCTTTTTACCGCGCGGGCAATGTTAAAAAACTGCCCGGCAGCGGGCTCGGCCTGTATATCACCGATAAAATAATACAGCTTTGCCACGGGCGCATAAAAGTATTATCAGACGGTAAAACAGGCAGTACTTTTATTGTTGAATTTGCTAAAAACAGTGCATTTTAA
- a CDS encoding superoxide dismutase, with amino-acid sequence MENNSRRKFIQTSLAATAAVTVGNSFIANAIAGEREPAAFAFKQVPLPFKYADLEPSIDALTNEIHYTKHHATYIKTINELIVSEKIPYKTEKEFFANASKISAKARNNAGGAWNHNFFWESLKAPSNAAPTGKVADAINASFGSFDKFKAEFTDAATKRFGSGWAWLVKDGAKLKIGSTPNQDNPWFDTAEIKGTPLLGLDVWEHAYYLKYQNKRPDYINAFWNVVNWDAVAKRMV; translated from the coding sequence ATGGAAAACAACAGCCGTCGTAAATTTATACAAACCTCACTTGCCGCTACCGCCGCGGTAACCGTAGGTAACTCATTTATTGCAAACGCCATAGCCGGTGAGCGGGAGCCCGCAGCCTTTGCGTTTAAGCAGGTGCCGCTGCCTTTTAAGTATGCCGACCTTGAGCCGAGCATTGACGCGCTTACTAACGAGATACATTATACAAAGCATCACGCCACCTATATTAAAACCATCAACGAGTTGATAGTAAGCGAAAAAATACCTTACAAAACCGAGAAGGAATTTTTCGCCAATGCATCAAAAATATCAGCTAAGGCGCGTAACAATGCCGGTGGTGCCTGGAACCATAACTTTTTTTGGGAGAGCCTGAAAGCGCCGTCAAACGCTGCGCCAACCGGTAAAGTAGCTGACGCGATTAATGCTTCATTTGGCTCGTTTGATAAATTTAAGGCTGAGTTTACCGATGCCGCTACCAAACGTTTTGGCTCAGGCTGGGCATGGTTGGTTAAGGATGGCGCTAAGCTGAAAATCGGCTCAACGCCTAACCAGGACAACCCTTGGTTTGATACCGCTGAGATTAAAGGTACACCACTTTTAGGTCTCGACGTGTGGGAGCATGCCTACTACCTAAAATACCAAAACAAACGCCCGGACTACATTAATGCATTTTGGAATGTGGTAAACTGGGATGCCGTTGCTAAAAGGATGGTATAG
- a CDS encoding response regulator transcription factor: MKRICLVEDEEKVSSFIKKGLEEHGYSVDVAEDGIAGLTMMLQNKYDVFILDMMLPLLSGMELCKQIRQKQPEAPVLILSALGTIDDKVNGLHAGADDYLVKPFHFKELLARIEALLRRRQPANDGGENHFLTFSDLKLNIWDKTAERAGKQIALTAKEYALLELFIRNANKLLSREYITEKVWGINFDTQTNMVDVYVNYLRNKIQKGFDKKLIHTVIGMGYILKEK; the protein is encoded by the coding sequence ATGAAGCGTATTTGTTTAGTTGAAGATGAAGAAAAAGTTTCGTCCTTTATAAAAAAGGGACTGGAAGAGCACGGCTACAGCGTTGACGTGGCTGAGGATGGCATAGCCGGGCTTACCATGATGCTGCAAAATAAGTACGACGTTTTCATCCTCGATATGATGCTGCCCCTGCTGAGCGGCATGGAGCTATGTAAACAGATACGCCAGAAACAGCCGGAGGCACCGGTGCTGATATTAAGCGCGCTGGGCACAATTGATGATAAAGTAAACGGTCTGCACGCGGGTGCCGACGATTACCTGGTTAAACCATTCCATTTTAAGGAATTGCTTGCCCGGATTGAAGCATTGCTACGCCGCAGGCAGCCCGCGAATGACGGCGGCGAAAACCACTTCCTCACTTTTAGCGACCTTAAACTCAACATTTGGGATAAAACCGCCGAGCGCGCGGGTAAGCAGATAGCCCTGACCGCCAAGGAATATGCCCTGCTGGAGCTTTTTATCCGCAATGCCAACAAGCTGTTATCACGTGAGTATATCACCGAAAAGGTTTGGGGAATCAATTTTGATACGCAAACAAACATGGTTGATGTGTATGTGAACTACCTGCGCAACAAAATTCAAAAGGGTTTTGACAAGAAGCTGATACACACCGTAATTGGCATGGGTTACATTTTAAAGGAAAAATAA
- a CDS encoding HAD family hydrolase produces the protein MSIKVIAFDADDTLWVNEPYFRRTEEEFYKLLNEFLQQHALERELLKTEIGNLKLYGYGVKGFILSMIETALTVTNNTIPAEIIGQIINLGKALLDEPIELLDGVEEVLSGLKERYHLVVATKGDLLDQERKLKKSGLSHYFHHIEIMSEKDDANYLKLVKHLDIQPDELLMIGNSLKSDIMPVLNIGGSAIHVPYHITWAHEQIEDTIDNEKFESIVSIREILEMV, from the coding sequence ATGAGTATAAAAGTTATCGCGTTTGATGCGGATGATACCCTTTGGGTAAATGAGCCGTACTTCAGGCGTACCGAAGAAGAATTTTATAAACTGCTGAATGAATTTTTGCAGCAGCACGCGCTTGAGCGGGAGTTGCTGAAAACCGAAATCGGCAACTTAAAACTTTACGGCTACGGTGTAAAAGGCTTCATCCTATCCATGATAGAAACGGCCCTTACTGTTACAAACAATACTATCCCGGCTGAGATTATCGGGCAGATAATCAACTTAGGTAAAGCGCTGCTCGATGAGCCGATTGAATTGCTGGATGGTGTTGAAGAGGTTTTAAGCGGGCTTAAAGAACGTTATCACCTGGTGGTAGCCACGAAGGGTGACCTGCTCGACCAGGAGCGCAAACTCAAGAAATCGGGTTTGAGCCATTATTTTCATCATATCGAGATCATGTCTGAAAAGGACGATGCCAATTACCTCAAACTGGTAAAGCACCTTGATATTCAGCCGGATGAATTGCTGATGATCGGCAACTCTTTAAAGTCGGATATTATGCCGGTGCTCAACATTGGCGGCTCGGCCATACACGTGCCTTACCACATAACATGGGCGCATGAGCAGATTGAAGATACTATTGATAACGAAAAATTTGAGAGTATAGTTAGTATTAGAGAGATATTGGAAATGGTGTAA
- a CDS encoding SRPBCC domain-containing protein: protein MNTADFEIKTNIQISKPIAEVFEAIVDPQKMSNYFIANGSARLEEGKQVMWSFPEFEGEFPVNVKKIDANELIALTWDVEGTPFLVEMILTPRGDNATKLTVTEKSTAAERPSIQWLKNNTEGWANFSACLKAYLEYGINLRKGAFDFMNDDK, encoded by the coding sequence ATGAATACAGCCGATTTTGAAATTAAAACCAATATCCAGATCAGTAAGCCAATAGCTGAAGTTTTCGAGGCAATTGTTGATCCTCAAAAAATGTCGAACTATTTTATTGCAAACGGAAGCGCACGATTAGAAGAAGGGAAGCAGGTAATGTGGAGCTTTCCGGAGTTTGAAGGGGAGTTTCCGGTAAATGTGAAAAAGATTGATGCCAACGAGCTTATAGCGCTTACCTGGGATGTTGAAGGTACACCGTTTTTAGTAGAGATGATATTAACGCCGCGCGGAGATAACGCCACCAAGCTTACTGTTACCGAAAAGAGTACGGCCGCCGAGCGGCCATCCATACAATGGCTTAAAAATAATACCGAAGGATGGGCCAACTTTTCAGCCTGCTTAAAGGCTTATCTGGAGTATGGCATCAATCTGCGTAAAGGGGCGTTTGATTTTATGAACGACGATAAATAA
- a CDS encoding Atu4866 domain-containing protein, with protein MDNKYAGMWVTKDGYIRHNLLPNGRYDEARGNRESAYQGIYTIEGDHIEYVDDTGFTADGDFRDGILYHAGMVLYRKD; from the coding sequence ATGGATAATAAGTATGCGGGCATGTGGGTAACCAAGGATGGTTATATACGCCACAATTTGTTACCCAACGGCCGTTATGATGAAGCCCGCGGTAACCGCGAAAGCGCCTACCAGGGCATTTACACCATTGAAGGCGACCATATTGAATATGTTGATGACACCGGCTTTACCGCTGATGGCGACTTCAGAGATGGTATATTATACCACGCCGGAATGGTTTTATACCGTAAGGATTGA